GGGCTCAGGCTGGAGTGGGGAGCTGTCCCTCTTATCCAAGGGATGGTTCATCATGCAGAGAACACTCTCTGGGGAGTGAGGCTGGAGCAAGGGCTCCTTCGGTATGTGGACCTCTTCTTGGGACTGAGCCTCCTTGACCACAGAGGACCTGGCCGCCTGCAGGGCGTCCTCTGAAAAGGCATGATGGAGCTGAGTATCATCTTGGGTGGAAGCCTCTTCTTCAGGGAGCACCTGTTCTGGGGTGAAGACGCTGTCTAGCGGAGGGGCCTCATTCCCAGAAGGGGTCATCTTTGAGTAAGGGGCTTCATCCTCAGGTGGGACTTCTGGGGCAGAAGCCTTATCTACAAAAAAGACCCTCTCTGGGGTAAGGGACTTGTCAGGAGTTGGGGTCTTCTCTGAAGTGGTGACTTTGTCCAGAGATGGGGTTTTCTCTGGGGTGGGAATTTTGTCAGGAGTCGGGGTCTTCTCTGGGGTGATGGCCTTATTTGGAGACAGCATCTTCTCTGGGTTGGGGGTCTTGTCCAGAGCAGGGGCTTTATTCACAGAGGCGGCCTTGGCCAGGCTGCTCTGCTCTTCCCCCTGTAGTGACGGGGTTGGGTATCAACTGAGGGCTCAACACAGTGAAGATTCCGGTCTGGTTCCCCTTTGCCTGGGATTCTTCACCTTTGCACATCGTATCTCTGGGAACCAGACTCTGCCCACTTTCctttccccactccacccccatccTCTCTACTTTCATGTCTCAGGGCCTCTCACCTGATCGGGTGCAGAACGTTGCTGGGGAACCTGAGTTTTTGATTGCTTTCTGCCAGGGTAGCCAAGACTCCCATTGAGGAAGCTGCTGCTGGAACCTATGGGAGAAGAACCTTAGGGGCCCAGGCCTACTCTGACCCTTAGTCTCTTCCCAAATATGTCCCTCAGCACCACCCCACCCCTATCCCCCAAGGCTCCCCGCCACTGGAGGGAGGCAGTCCTCACCTGAGTCACGGGAGGGGCGCTTCTGACTCTCCCCACTGGGTGTCCTGGAACATACCTTCATCAGCCCCTGGGTGTGGGGGCATTTACTTTGTAccttccccccacttttcccacccCCATAGCCTACTCCTTACTTGATTTTGCTGGGCCCAGTGGGGGCTGTCACTAGCTTCTTGACTATAGGAACGGCTGTTTTGCCCATCGTCTTTTTGGTTTCCTTAACAGGAACtgggagggaaaagagaagagtcATGtgctcattcatttgttcattcaacagtCACTGGTTCTGTCCTGTGCTGTGCACAGGGGATTAGAGACAGATGAATCATATTCTGACCACCCTCGTGCCACATGGGAGCCCCTCAGAGGGACACCTAGCCTGCTGGGTGTCAGGGAAGGCTTTGCCAGGAAGATGACTCCATGTCCTGCCTATTTTATTTCCACACTTCCAAGACCTGTCTCCTTCTTAGTGCCCCTGGCTGCTTCCCTAGTTCAGACCTTATCTCTTCCCTGGACCACTGCAACGGCCTTCCCCTTCCTAATCAACCCTCTCTAGCACTTCTTGGTCTTCTCTGTCTCATTTACTAAGAGATCGCACCCAGTCACATGGAGTTAAATACCATCTATAAGCCAAATGACTCCCAATTTTTCATCTCTACCTGCTTCCTCTTTCCTGAGCTCCAGACTCATATCCAACTGCCCTTTCAGTATTTCCATTTGGATTGCTAAGTGACGTCACACACTTGAAACATCCGAAACCAACAAGGagcagatacagaagattacTGAGACACTAACATAGTAGCTTCAGGCAAACGTAAAAGAACTAAATGTATTCTGGGAAAAGCACATTTGTCTCATGGGGGAAGACGAGAAGCCAGCAGCCAGGGAAAACTCAGAAGGGGCTGGGGCTAAGGCCAGCTCAGCCTGAGTGTTGGTCTCCTAGGGACCAAGGCTTTTACAATTTTTCTACCCTGAATCCcacttctaatttctttttttgttattattattttctctattgtacTAATTTTTTGTTAATTAATGTTTTGGTCATGAAAaaaaatagccaaagccattCTTAAAGAACAAGGTGGGAGGGCACGTCCTATCAAAGATCAAAACTAATAAAGCTATAGCAATTAAGAGATTGTATTAATGATGCTGAAATACACTAATTGATCAATGGTATAGAAGGCCCAGAAATAGACCCCCACATACATGAATTTTACAGATGACATGTCATCACAGATAGGTGAGGAAAGGTGAAGTTAGGTGAggttattcaataaatgatgctgggacaactggtTGTCCATATGGAAAGAGGTATAATTGGCTAACTCATTAAAATCAATTCTACTTACATGCTCTTAAATATGAAAAGCAAtactttaaaagttttaaagtaCATATAACTGTCTTCTGGAATTTAGGGTAGAGAAAGAttgtttaaacaaacaaaaaacccaaaaaattaaaaatgaagaatgttTCTTCATCAAAGAACATAATTTATACAAGCTGCAAacttagagaaaatatttacagattgTAAAACTCCTAAAGGATTAGTATTCAGATTGTATAAATAATttctacagggaagtggatgtggctcaggtgaccaggctcctgcctaccatatgggaggttgctggttcagatcccggtgcctcctaaagaagacagcaagctgttgCAAcgagcaggcacagcaagctgacacaacaagagacacaaaaagaaaaaacgtaatgagagacacaacaaagcaaggagcagaggtggcttaagtgattaggcacttctctcccacatcagaggtcccagcttcagctcctggtgcctcctaaagaaacaaggaagagagaCACAGCAAGTAAAAGACAACAAGGGATagggagaaattaattaattaattaattaaaaaacaaaaactcctgcaaatatttagtaatcaaggaaatgcaaatcaagtccacaatgagatgtcattttagTTTCCTCTAGATTCACAAAAGCAATGAAATATGATAATATATCAAGTGTTAAAGAGGCTGTCGACCAATAGAACTGCTAATACACTGATGGTAGAGTGTTCAAGGTTACAGTCGCTTTCAAAACCAATGTGACTATCTCTTAAATGCTGAACATTCACATACCCTTTAATCTAGCAGTGCCACTCCTACGATTAGACCCTAAGGAAGCTATTGAAACtgcacactttaaaaaaaaaaaaccatgcacGTGAATGTCCATAGAAGCACTATTTgcaatagaaaaaaagagaaacaactaaAATGTCCAACATTAGGAGGAAACTGGATAGATTAATTGTGGTATATTCCCTGCAGGGAATATTATAGTGCAGAGCAAATAAATAGGCTACATTtacacacaacaacatggatgaatcttagaTACATAAGGTTGATTGAAAAAGCAAGTCCCAGAAGATTATACACAGGATGATACcatttttataaagtttaaaaCAAGCTCCGCAAATAAAAAGTGATACACTGTTTAGGCACATACATAAGTAAGAAAGTTTTGAAACTCAAGGGAATTATAAACCCAGAATTCGGGAGTGTGTTTACTTTTGGGGTAGGGCAAGTAACTGAATGGGAGAGAGAACACATGAACTATTGGCCATGTTTTAGTTCCTGGGTTTTGATGATAGACTATGAGTTTATCATACTTTATACTACGTATGTTATGTAGGTTTTTGGCATGTGCCAAATATTGTTAAAAGATAGATGACACATGAACACATGCAGAACTGAGCACTGACATCGGACACATTACACTGCACACAGTCTCACGGACACAGACTCATAGACCCATACATTTCTTCATAAAATGAACAAGTACATGTACCCTGACAGCCCCATTCTCAAAATACAGTAACACATTAACACATACAAACTGGCATATTCCCACACATTGACCCACATAAATTCCTACCAGGCCTTGACCCACAGGGGAGGGTGATGGTATATTGAGTGGGGGGGACTGCAACTCAACTGGCAGACCTCCCAGAGAGCATGCCTCCCCCCCCAAATCCCAGGCTTCCAGGGCACCCACCTGAGTCCCGAGATACTATTTTCCGTGGGATCAGCTTCTTGATCTATTCAAAAAAGAAGCATGAGAATCTGAGGAGGAGTCCCCACACTTTCAAGTCTACCCTCATTTACGGGTGACCCTCCAGCTGGGTCCAGGAATTGCCATAAACCCATAGCTGTTTCCAGGAAGTCCTAGGCCCCTCCAGCCACAAAACCCCCAACTTTGTTCAAACTAGCTCAGCCCTCCCACCGAGTGTCTGGCTCTGGGTCTGTACTCACTGGGGGTGGTGGGAGCACAAAGTTGTCTGGGAAAACTCCTCGACTGCCTTGAGACTCTCCTTCCCACCAGCCCTTATCCTCTGTGGtctaagagagagagaagggatggGGAGGTGAATTAGGGCCCCCAAGCACATTTCTCCTGCTCCCATCCATTCCCAGAACCCCCTTCCCTAAGCCTTCCCCTGCCCTGTTCCTTTCACACCTTCCTCAGTACTTTCACCTCGTCTCCCCTGCGCAGTTCCAGCTCGTCTGGGGCCTCAGGCTGGTAGTCAAACAGGACCCTGTAGGTCTCAGGATGGGAGACTGAGAGGAGGGCAATCCACTGAAGCCAACCATCCCTCCGTCAGCCACTCCCTATCCCATCAGCCTCCTCGTTGGTTCCCCCTCTCCCAGGTCAGTGTCACTTGGGGGGGCGGGCACCGGGGAACCTGTTGACAGAGTGCTCACCTGTTCGCAGGTAGTCTGGAGGGCTGTCATAGGTCAGGTGACTCAGCtgtggagggcagggaagggaagaacaAGCTGAGCCTCTGTCCACCCTAAGGGGAACCAGCCTATCCATGCCCAGCCCACTCCAGTTTACCTTGGGAGGCCGCTGGGGACCAGCGATGACCGCAGGAATGTCTGGGTGACCAAGGCCTGGTAGGGGAGAATGAAAGTTAGAGGGGGAGTTGCTAGTTCACAGGTTAGATGATGGGAGAGGGtcgaagggtgtgtgtgtgtgtgtgtgtgtgtgtgtgtgtgtgtgatatggGCTCAGGCCCGGAGAGGGTCACTGGAGTTTGCAGAATATGGTCACAGAGTTGACAGGGTCACAGGATAGAGGTCTCACTTGGGGGCCCACTGTCTAACCAATTTGGATGGGAAGGCTCCTAGTTGCCTGTCTTTCTTCCCCATCCACCAGCCGTCCTTAgtctggggaggggaggaggatgcCCCAAGGGGCTGTGGAAGGCTGACACCCCTGGTTCTGCCATTCTGCCCGAGGACACCCTCCTCCCTTGCTCCCCCACTTCCCCATCTCTGCAGCACCCCTCACTTGCTCCATTATCTCCCTCAATACTGCTCAACGCCTCATTTCTTCACCTCCTTTAGCAATTCCACCATCTCCCCAGCTTGCAGCTTCAGCTCGTCCGCCTGCTCCGGGCTGTAGTTGAAGTTCACTTTGCACCATCTTTGTGGCGCCCGATATTTGGCGGGGTGACCTGGGGTCGGACGAGAGGACAGCAGCTTTCCCGGTCCGCTACGCAGGGGAGAGGTGGACCCCGAGCGCACCCCTTAGTACCTCCGGGCCCCGCCTCTTGCCTGAGCATTGTACTCAAGAGCCAATCACAGGCCACAGAACGCTGCGCGGCCCCGCCCAGAGCCCCGCCCGGCCACCGCAGGGAAGGATCGGCCTCCACGCGTGGGGTCCGCGCACTGGCCCACGGGCCCTGGCGCTCACCGCCGCG
Above is a genomic segment from Dasypus novemcinctus isolate mDasNov1 chromosome 9, mDasNov1.1.hap2, whole genome shotgun sequence containing:
- the SH3D21 gene encoding LOW QUALITY PROTEIN: SH3 domain-containing protein 21 (The sequence of the model RefSeq protein was modified relative to this genomic sequence to represent the inferred CDS: inserted 2 bases in 1 codon); its protein translation is MSLHCRALEGILEAMEVLALAGYRAQKFDQLSLAPRGRESPAPGWLRGELGGCCGLFPEVLLQESPEKMRGAEKAWRPRCARRGGHPAKYRAPQRWCKVNFNYSPEQADELKLQAGEMVELLKETKDGWWMGKKDRQLGAFPSKLXLDSGPPSLGHPDIPAVIAGPQRPPKLSHLTYDSPPDYLRTVSHPETYRVLFDYQPEAPDELELRRGDEVKVLRKTTEDKGWWEGESQGSRGVFPDNFVLPPPPIKKLIPRKIVSRDSVPVKETKKTMGKTAVPIVKKLVTAPTGPSKIKTPSGESQKRPSRDSGSSSSFLNGSLGYPGRKQSKTQVPQQRSAPDQGEEQSSLAKAASVNKAPALDKTPNPEKMLSPNKAITPEKTPTPDKIPTPEKTPSLDKVTTSEKTPTPDKSLTPERVFFVDKASAPEVPPEDEAPYSKMTPSGNEAPPLDSVFTPEQVLPEEEASTQDDTQLHHAFSEDALQAARSSVVKEAQSQEEVHIPKEPLLQPHSPESVLCMMNHPLDKRDSSPLQPEPKSKPKSMASLEKPHPQTEAPALQEEAPVKDETTPKQEMASRKEVPPKEEMPLKEEVSPKEEVHRKGVAPAPKKSHPIKQTPDPQETPSLKSVAPQSPTKSKGHSVDVTSLKGEMESLRRSLELMGVQLERKLTSIWEELKNEREKRLLLEVQMVQKTQKCPSRDSIPAETQTY